The Cylindrospermopsis curvispora GIHE-G1 genome contains a region encoding:
- a CDS encoding Uma2 family endonuclease: MVRQVPPKTQLGVIKSNKNQLGETIAPEIVYPESDGQPMADNTKQFTWIVKIKENLEILFKSNPDVFVAGDLFWYPVEGNNKIKLAPDTMVVFGRPKAHRGSYRQWEEDNIPPQVVFEILSPGNTQDEMDKKKLFYLKHGVEEYYVYDPDRISLKVSIRENNSFKEIKDFSVWTSPRLNVRFDMTGDELVIYYPDGGRFLSSVELSNYAEQERLLREQANQRAERERLLKERERFLKEQEQLKYQNLLSQLKAKGIDISTLE; this comes from the coding sequence ATGGTGAGGCAAGTTCCACCAAAAACTCAACTGGGGGTGATAAAATCCAATAAAAATCAGCTTGGGGAGACAATCGCGCCTGAAATTGTCTACCCAGAAAGTGATGGTCAACCGATGGCGGATAACACTAAACAATTCACATGGATTGTGAAAATCAAAGAGAATCTGGAAATACTATTTAAGTCTAATCCAGATGTGTTTGTGGCTGGGGACTTATTTTGGTATCCAGTAGAGGGTAATAACAAAATTAAACTAGCTCCCGATACCATGGTGGTGTTTGGGAGACCCAAGGCGCACCGAGGGTCTTATCGACAGTGGGAGGAGGATAATATTCCTCCCCAGGTGGTGTTTGAAATTTTATCTCCCGGTAATACTCAAGATGAAATGGACAAAAAAAAGCTGTTTTATCTGAAACATGGGGTAGAGGAGTATTATGTATATGATCCAGATAGAATTAGTCTAAAAGTATCTATTAGGGAAAATAATTCATTTAAAGAAATTAAGGATTTTAGTGTTTGGACTAGTCCAAGATTGAATGTACGGTTTGATATGACTGGGGATGAATTAGTCATCTATTATCCAGATGGTGGTAGGTTTCTTAGTTCTGTAGAGTTGAGTAATTATGCAGAACAAGAAAGACTTCTTCGAGAACAAGCAAATCAACGTGCAGAACGGGAAAGACTGCTTAAAGAACGGGAAAGATTTCTTAAAGAGCAGGAACAACTAAAGTATCAAAATTTACTATCACAATTAAAAGCTAAGGGTATTGATATTAGTACACTGGAATAA
- a CDS encoding Uma2 family endonuclease: MVRQVPPKTQLGVVKSNKNQLGETIAPEIVYPESDGQPMADNTKQFTWIVKIKENLEILFKSNPDVFVAGDLFWYPVEGNNKIKLAPDTMVVFGRPKGHRGSYRQWEEDNIPPQVVFEILSPGNTQDEMDKKKLFYLKHGVEEYYVYDPDRISLEVSIRENNSFKEIKDFSVWTSPRLNVRFDMTGDELVIYYPDGGRFLSSVELSNYAEQERLLREQANQLAERERLLKEQEQLKYQNLLSQLKAKGIDISTLE, translated from the coding sequence ATGGTGAGGCAAGTTCCACCAAAAACTCAACTGGGGGTAGTAAAATCCAATAAAAATCAGCTTGGGGAGACAATCGCGCCTGAAATTGTCTACCCAGAAAGTGATGGTCAACCGATGGCGGATAACACTAAACAATTCACATGGATTGTGAAAATCAAAGAGAATCTGGAAATACTATTTAAGTCTAATCCAGATGTGTTTGTGGCTGGGGACTTATTTTGGTATCCAGTAGAGGGTAATAACAAAATTAAACTAGCTCCCGATACCATGGTGGTGTTTGGGAGACCCAAGGGACACCGGGGGTCTTATCGACAGTGGGAGGAGGATAATATTCCTCCCCAGGTAGTTTTTGAAATTTTATCTCCCGGTAATACTCAAGATGAAATGGACAAAAAAAAGCTTTTTTATCTGAAACATGGAGTAGAGGAGTATTATGTATATGATCCAGATAGAATTAGTCTAGAAGTATCTATTAGGGAAAATAATTCATTCAAAGAGATTAAGGATTTTAGTGTTTGGACTAGTCCAAGATTGAATGTACGGTTTGATATGACTGGGGATGAATTAGTCATCTACTATCCAGATGGTGGTAGGTTTCTTAGTTCTGTAGAGTTGAGCAATTATGCAGAACAAGAAAGACTTCTTCGAGAACAAGCAAATCAACTTGCAGAACGGGAAAGACTGCTTAAAGAGCAGGAACAACTAAAGTATCAAAATTTACTATCACAATTAAAAGCTAAGGGTATTGATATTAGTACACTGGAATAA
- a CDS encoding Uma2 family endonuclease yields the protein MVRQVPPKTQLGVVKSNKNQLGETIAPEIVYPESDGQPMADNTKQFTWIVKIKENLEILFKSNPNVFVAGDLFWYPVEGNNKIKLAPDTMVVFGRPKGHRGSYRQWEEDNIPPQVVFEILSPGNTQDEMDKKKLFYLKHGVEEYYVYDPDRISLKVSTRENNSFKEIKDFSVWTSPRLNVRFDMTGDELVIYYPDGGRFLSSVELSNYAEQERLLREQANQRAERERLLKEREQLKYQNLLSQLKAKGIDISTLE from the coding sequence ATGGTGAGGCAAGTTCCACCAAAAACTCAACTGGGGGTAGTAAAATCCAATAAAAATCAGCTTGGGGAGACAATCGCGCCTGAAATTGTCTACCCAGAAAGTGATGGTCAACCGATGGCGGATAACACTAAACAATTCACATGGATTGTGAAAATCAAAGAGAATCTGGAAATACTATTTAAGTCTAATCCAAATGTGTTTGTGGCTGGGGACTTATTTTGGTATCCAGTAGAGGGTAATAACAAAATTAAACTGGCTCCTGACACCATGGTGGTGTTTGGGAGACCCAAGGGACACCGGGGGTCTTATCGACAGTGGGAGGAGGATAATATTCCTCCCCAGGTAGTTTTTGAAATTTTATCTCCCGGTAATACTCAAGATGAAATGGACAAAAAAAAGCTTTTCTATCTGAAACATGGAGTAGAGGAGTATTATGTATATGATCCAGATAGAATTAGTCTAAAAGTATCTACTAGGGAAAATAATTCATTTAAAGAGATTAAGGATTTTAGTGTTTGGACTAGTCCAAGATTGAATGTACGGTTTGATATGACTGGGGATGAATTAGTCATCTATTATCCAGATGGTGGTAGGTTTCTTAGTTCTGTAGAGTTGAGTAATTATGCAGAACAAGAAAGACTTCTTCGAGAACAAGCAAATCAACGTGCAGAACGGGAAAGACTGCTTAAAGAACGGGAACAACTAAAGTATCAAAATTTACTATCACAATTAAAAGCTAAGGGTATTGATATTAGTACACTGGAATAA
- a CDS encoding Uma2 family endonuclease: protein MVRQVPPKTQLGVVKSNKNQLGETIAPEIVYPESDGQPMADNTKQFTWIVKIKENLEILFKSNPNVFVAGDLFWYPVEGNNKIKLAPDTMVVFGRPKGHRGSYRQWEEDNIPPQVVFEILSPGNTQDEMDKKKLFYLKHGVEEYYVYDPDRISLEVSIRENNSFKEIKDFSVWTSPRLNVRFDMTEDELVIYYPDGGRFLSSVELSNYAERERFLKEQEQLKYQNLLSQLKAKGIDISTLE from the coding sequence ATGGTGAGGCAAGTTCCACCAAAAACTCAACTGGGGGTAGTAAAATCCAATAAAAATCAGCTTGGGGAGACAATCGCGCCTGAAATTGTCTACCCAGAAAGTGATGGTCAACCGATGGCGGATAACACTAAACAATTCACATGGATTGTGAAAATCAAAGAGAATCTGGAAATACTATTTAAGTCTAATCCAAATGTGTTTGTGGCTGGGGACTTATTTTGGTATCCAGTAGAGGGTAATAACAAAATTAAACTGGCTCCTGACACCATGGTGGTGTTTGGGAGACCCAAGGGACACCGGGGGTCTTATCGACAGTGGGAGGAGGATAATATTCCTCCCCAGGTAGTTTTTGAAATTTTATCTCCCGGTAATACTCAAGATGAAATGGACAAAAAAAAGCTTTTCTATCTGAAACATGGAGTAGAGGAGTATTATGTATATGATCCAGATAGAATTAGTCTAGAAGTATCTATTAGGGAAAATAATTCATTCAAAGAGATTAAGGATTTTAGTGTTTGGACTAGTCCAAGATTGAATGTACGGTTTGATATGACTGAGGATGAATTAGTCATCTATTATCCAGATGGTGGTAGGTTTCTTAGTTCTGTAGAGTTGAGCAATTATGCAGAACGGGAAAGATTTCTTAAAGAGCAGGAACAACTAAAGTATCAAAATTTACTATCACAATTAAAAGCTAAGGGTATTGATATTAGTACACTGGAATAA
- a CDS encoding WD40 repeat domain-containing protein has translation MGTASGSKDKTAKLWNLESGEEISTVKCAEDAIYTITFSPNGKLLATGSGDKTITVFPYNYPET, from the coding sequence ATGGGAACAGCTAGTGGGAGTAAAGATAAAACTGCAAAGTTGTGGAACCTAGAGAGCGGTGAAGAAATCTCCACAGTCAAATGTGCCGAAGATGCCATTTATACAATTACTTTTAGTCCTAATGGCAAACTTCTAGCCACTGGGAGTGGAGATAAAACTATTACAGTCTTTCCCTATAATTACCCCGAAACATAA
- a CDS encoding D-Ala-D-Ala carboxypeptidase family metallohydrolase — translation MQIYREIATKLTIKLIHAWRLSVGIPLTWEPVREKFGSPIRITSGYRPPAVNSSLGGARNSQHLYFRA, via the coding sequence ATGCAAATTTATCGCGAGATCGCCACGAAATTAACCATTAAATTAATCCACGCCTGGAGATTGTCTGTGGGGATACCCTTAACCTGGGAACCAGTAAGAGAGAAATTTGGCTCACCCATTAGAATCACATCCGGGTATCGTCCACCCGCAGTCAATAGTTCCCTAGGTGGTGCGCGTAACAGTCAGCATCTTTACTTTCGCGCCTAA